Proteins encoded by one window of Streptomyces sp. LX-29:
- a CDS encoding ATP-binding cassette domain-containing protein produces the protein MTSVNTQEQQADSAPPPPLPAELTYHGGYAVNPLGGTSFRTLCARLPGVLRRIAGMAWRIDRRAVLLLLACQLVTGVAAAVLLAATARAMRPVFGGGTAADRLHQALPALLVVGVAAGLIRSVAALAMYAERRITPRLTTETDTALVEAVCRVEAAAYAVDGFADRQEAAEMGVVRTHVMVTDAQRFMSASIRMVTASGALSVLNPLLLPLLLLAVLPAGVGAVLTARVDYEVHYANVADRNVRGMMRWWSTTPKYGDEVRANGMTDYLLFWYRSLSDRCDRRTLGAAPRALRIALVSSLVSGVFLVATWAALAWLTMTGRIALALAATAVVAVQTTLAALSQVVVNGAALFHTSLYLTDMRAFLDDAARRAPERGALSVAAPVEEIRLDEVGYRYPGKDRPAVDGVSLTLRRGEILAIVGVNGSGKSTLTRLITGIYLADKGRVTWNDTDLADADPATVWSRTGLVPQIFAQWPLRVRENVTLGQPRGVDDGPVWDAVDAVGMREAVEDLPAGLDTLLAREIFGGAELSGGQWQRLACSRALYRRPSLLILDEPTSQMDPRGEHGIFERIKAIAADRITIVVTHRLENTKVADHIVVMEHGRITEQGRYDDLVHAGGTFAELLALSQDR, from the coding sequence TTGACCTCCGTGAACACACAGGAACAGCAGGCCGACAGCGCCCCGCCCCCGCCGCTTCCGGCCGAGCTCACCTACCACGGCGGGTACGCCGTGAACCCGCTCGGCGGGACCTCCTTTCGAACCCTGTGCGCCCGACTCCCGGGCGTCCTGCGTCGCATCGCCGGCATGGCCTGGCGCATCGACCGTCGGGCCGTACTGCTGCTCCTGGCATGCCAGTTGGTCACCGGCGTAGCGGCCGCCGTCCTGCTGGCGGCGACCGCCCGTGCCATGCGCCCGGTCTTCGGCGGCGGGACGGCCGCCGATCGGCTGCATCAGGCGCTGCCCGCCCTCCTGGTCGTCGGCGTCGCCGCCGGCCTCATCCGGTCCGTCGCGGCTCTGGCCATGTACGCCGAGCGACGGATCACGCCCCGTCTGACCACCGAGACGGACACCGCCCTGGTGGAAGCGGTCTGCCGGGTCGAGGCCGCGGCGTACGCCGTCGACGGCTTCGCCGACCGCCAGGAGGCCGCCGAGATGGGAGTGGTCCGTACCCATGTGATGGTCACCGACGCCCAGCGCTTCATGTCGGCCTCCATCAGGATGGTCACGGCCTCCGGCGCCCTCTCGGTGCTCAACCCGCTGCTGTTGCCGCTGCTGCTCCTCGCCGTGCTCCCGGCCGGGGTCGGCGCGGTGCTCACCGCCCGCGTGGACTACGAGGTCCACTACGCGAACGTCGCCGACCGCAACGTCAGGGGGATGATGCGATGGTGGTCGACGACGCCCAAGTACGGCGACGAGGTCCGCGCCAACGGCATGACCGACTACCTGCTGTTCTGGTACAGGTCGTTGTCGGACCGCTGCGACCGGCGCACCCTGGGCGCCGCCCCGCGCGCCCTGCGGATCGCCCTCGTCTCGTCCCTCGTCAGTGGAGTCTTCCTCGTCGCCACGTGGGCCGCGCTCGCCTGGCTCACGATGACGGGTCGGATCGCGCTCGCCCTCGCGGCGACGGCGGTCGTCGCCGTCCAGACGACGCTCGCCGCCCTGTCCCAGGTCGTCGTCAACGGCGCCGCGCTCTTCCACACCAGTCTGTACCTGACCGACATGCGGGCGTTCCTCGACGACGCCGCGCGACGGGCCCCCGAGCGGGGCGCGCTCTCCGTGGCCGCACCGGTGGAGGAGATCCGGCTGGACGAGGTCGGGTACCGGTACCCGGGCAAGGACCGGCCGGCCGTCGACGGCGTCTCGTTGACCCTGCGCCGCGGGGAGATCCTCGCGATCGTCGGTGTGAACGGCTCCGGAAAGTCGACCCTCACCCGCCTCATCACCGGCATCTACCTCGCCGACAAGGGCCGGGTCACCTGGAACGACACGGACCTCGCGGACGCCGATCCGGCCACCGTCTGGAGCCGCACCGGACTGGTCCCGCAGATCTTCGCCCAGTGGCCGCTCCGGGTCCGCGAGAACGTCACCCTCGGCCAGCCCCGCGGCGTCGACGACGGACCCGTGTGGGACGCGGTCGACGCCGTCGGCATGCGCGAGGCCGTCGAGGACCTGCCCGCCGGTCTCGACACCCTCCTCGCCCGGGAGATCTTCGGCGGCGCGGAACTCTCCGGCGGGCAGTGGCAGCGGCTGGCCTGCTCCCGGGCCCTGTACCGCCGGCCGTCCCTGCTCATCCTCGACGAGCCCACATCCCAGATGGACCCGCGGGGCGAGCACGGCATCTTCGAGCGGATCAAGGCCATCGCGGCCGACCGCATCACCATCGTGGTCACCCACCGCCTCGAGAACACCAAGGTCGCCGACCACATCGTGGTGATGGAACACGGCCGGATCACCGAACAGGGCCGCTACGACGACCTCGTCCACGCCGGCGGAACCTTCGCCGAACTCCTGGCACTCTCCCAGGACCGCTAG
- a CDS encoding methyltransferase domain-containing protein has translation MRADTAYHGEMGERFAAQATDSAYNAHTDRPAMLRLAGDVSGLRVVDLGCGAGHYAAELLELGAAWVVGVDGSESMLRAAERRLGDRAVLHRHDLEEPLAFLEDQSFDLAVMALVYHHIDAREQLLAEIRRVLRPGGTLLVSTTHPTGDWTYFGGSYFSDERVELPFGGRFALSYWRMTLEKFLGELLGAGFVLEELAEPRATEKARLADPRRYEKTHTSPSFLAVRLRRP, from the coding sequence ATGAGAGCCGACACCGCGTACCACGGAGAGATGGGCGAGCGGTTCGCCGCCCAGGCCACGGACAGCGCCTACAACGCCCACACCGACCGGCCGGCCATGCTGAGGCTCGCCGGCGATGTGAGTGGGCTGCGGGTGGTGGATCTCGGCTGCGGGGCGGGCCACTACGCCGCCGAACTCCTCGAGCTGGGCGCCGCGTGGGTCGTCGGCGTGGACGGGAGCGAGAGCATGCTGCGCGCCGCGGAGCGGCGGCTCGGCGACCGCGCCGTCCTGCACCGGCACGACCTGGAGGAACCGCTGGCCTTCCTGGAGGACCAGTCCTTCGACCTGGCCGTGATGGCGCTCGTCTACCACCACATCGACGCGCGCGAGCAGCTCCTGGCCGAGATCCGGCGCGTGCTGCGACCAGGCGGCACCCTGCTCGTCTCCACGACCCACCCCACCGGTGACTGGACCTACTTCGGCGGCTCCTACTTCTCCGACGAACGTGTCGAGCTTCCCTTCGGCGGTCGGTTCGCGCTGAGCTACTGGCGGATGACGCTGGAGAAGTTCCTCGGCGAACTGCTGGGCGCCGGCTTCGTGCTGGAGGAGCTGGCAGAGCCGCGCGCCACCGAGAAGGCCCGACTGGCCGATCCACGTCGCTACGAGAAGACCCACACCAGCCCGTCCTTCCTGGCCGTCAGGCTCCGCCGCCCCTGA
- a CDS encoding DUF3995 domain-containing protein — MKRAPEETGAEPSTLWGRIACLWAAAFAGLHFYWAVGGDVGLSVSAGPLATERPLWFVVVGLWGVGALCLLGALLAWVLARSRLRGVPALLARWLGWSASALLLARGVGVEVLLLTDTTHLDTSVSESQRAWTLALWNPWFIAGGLAFGLATLRSSRHADAAPSPTSRG; from the coding sequence GTGAAACGCGCTCCCGAGGAAACGGGCGCGGAGCCGTCCACGCTGTGGGGGCGTATCGCATGCTTGTGGGCGGCCGCGTTCGCCGGGTTGCACTTCTACTGGGCCGTCGGCGGTGATGTGGGGCTGAGCGTCTCCGCCGGTCCGCTGGCCACCGAGCGCCCGCTGTGGTTCGTCGTGGTCGGATTGTGGGGTGTGGGTGCGCTCTGCCTCCTCGGCGCCCTGCTGGCATGGGTGCTCGCCCGGTCCAGGCTCCGGGGCGTTCCCGCTCTGCTGGCACGGTGGCTGGGGTGGAGCGCCAGCGCCCTCCTACTGGCCCGTGGCGTCGGCGTCGAGGTGTTGCTGCTGACCGACACAACGCACCTGGACACCTCCGTGAGCGAGAGCCAGCGGGCCTGGACGCTGGCCCTCTGGAACCCCTGGTTCATCGCCGGAGGACTGGCCTTCGGCCTCGCCACCCTTCGGTCCAGCAGGCATGCCGACGCGGCACCGTCACCCACGTCCAGAGGCTGA
- a CDS encoding DUF6191 domain-containing protein, with translation MWAMSFSAFVCLLVFFALAESLWRWFTGLGLIPWVRRRTGRSLSNIAFDEFTAVVNGNKTVGLEQRRVELLQRDDETDGAPPRSSIDLTKGTAFIVLPQEADGPCADRRDALEGRR, from the coding sequence ATGTGGGCCATGTCGTTCTCGGCATTCGTGTGTCTCCTGGTCTTCTTCGCTTTGGCGGAGAGCCTGTGGCGATGGTTCACGGGGCTGGGCTTGATCCCGTGGGTACGCAGGCGCACGGGGCGGTCGTTGTCGAACATCGCCTTCGATGAATTCACGGCGGTCGTGAACGGAAACAAGACGGTGGGGCTGGAGCAGCGACGGGTGGAACTGCTGCAGCGGGACGACGAGACCGACGGTGCGCCGCCCCGCTCCAGCATCGACCTGACCAAGGGCACCGCGTTCATCGTGTTGCCACAGGAAGCGGACGGCCCGTGCGCTGACAGGCGTGACGCCCTCGAGGGCCGGCGGTGA
- a CDS encoding MepB family protein, producing the protein MTTNEPWAAHGDLAAARTRVYEPAGLACSPPVPEAEGAEYAAHALTVNGLSVRFRVGKTTPNKVGQFVTVWQRSAEGPIRPFDVDDAVDLFVISSHDGDGFGQFVFPREVLRERDIVSRDGTGGKRGFRVYPPWVTTTNRQARTTQTWQVEHFLSLPEDAPVDLRRAQALYRR; encoded by the coding sequence GTGACGACGAACGAGCCGTGGGCCGCCCACGGGGACCTGGCGGCGGCGAGGACACGGGTGTACGAGCCGGCCGGCCTCGCCTGTTCGCCCCCGGTACCGGAGGCGGAGGGCGCCGAGTACGCCGCTCACGCGCTCACGGTGAACGGCCTCTCGGTCAGGTTCCGGGTGGGCAAGACCACCCCGAACAAGGTCGGCCAGTTCGTCACCGTCTGGCAGCGGTCCGCCGAGGGGCCGATCCGGCCCTTCGACGTCGACGACGCCGTGGACCTGTTCGTCATCAGCAGCCACGACGGCGACGGCTTCGGACAGTTCGTCTTCCCGCGGGAGGTGCTCCGCGAGCGGGACATCGTCTCCCGCGACGGCACCGGTGGGAAACGGGGATTCCGCGTCTATCCGCCGTGGGTGACGACCACCAACCGTCAGGCTCGCACCACCCAGACGTGGCAGGTCGAGCACTTCCTCTCCCTCCCGGAGGACGCGCCCGTGGATCTGCGGCGCGCCCAGGCCCTCTACCGTCGCTAG
- a CDS encoding TetR family transcriptional regulator encodes MAADKPARRRRDPARRIEEIAAATERVIADRGIEGLTHRAVAEEAGVPLGATTYHFATKDDLIKAALERAYHRYAATLEEWAAHRPELTPHQLTVLLTDALMGCFGPHRDQEVVQLELYLAALRRSALRPIADRYTETTTNLLLAYVDPVTAQTVTAAMNGLTLRGLAATRPPTRTEVENILGRILTPHPGHPGLPTSPPPVADVAAGP; translated from the coding sequence ATGGCCGCCGACAAGCCCGCACGGCGCCGCCGCGACCCCGCGCGGCGGATCGAGGAGATCGCCGCCGCCACCGAGCGGGTCATCGCGGACCGGGGCATCGAGGGCCTGACCCACCGCGCGGTCGCCGAGGAAGCCGGCGTCCCCCTCGGGGCGACGACGTACCACTTCGCCACCAAGGACGACCTCATCAAGGCCGCTCTGGAGCGCGCCTACCACCGCTACGCCGCCACGCTCGAGGAGTGGGCCGCCCACCGGCCCGAGCTCACCCCCCACCAGCTCACCGTCCTCCTCACCGACGCGCTCATGGGCTGCTTCGGCCCTCATCGGGATCAGGAGGTCGTCCAGCTGGAGCTCTACCTCGCGGCGCTGCGCCGGTCTGCCCTCCGTCCCATCGCCGACCGGTACACCGAGACGACCACCAACCTCCTCCTCGCGTACGTCGACCCCGTCACGGCCCAGACCGTGACCGCCGCCATGAACGGCCTCACGCTCCGCGGCCTGGCCGCGACCCGGCCGCCCACCCGCACCGAGGTCGAGAACATCCTCGGCCGCATCCTGACCCCCCACCCAGGCCACCCCGGCCTCCCCACCTCCCCGCCACCGGTCGCCGACGTCGCCGCCGGGCCCTGA
- a CDS encoding NAD(P)-binding domain-containing protein, whose translation MKIAVLGTGGGARAHIARLHELGHEVVVGTRDPQATLARTEPDMMGNPPFGQWVADHPGVELRTFGDAAAEGELVISGIDGINAVAALTAIADRLAGKTLVDYAVPFVYNPDIEHPWPTPWGVMPTFDPCDSDSLGEQIQRALPDTKVVKGFVTQEQTTVVDPQAVAGGDHTMFIAGDHADAKQAVTALLRSYGWTDILDLGGIVSARGMEMYAHLHSAIGFALGFGSPFGIKVMR comes from the coding sequence ATGAAGATCGCAGTCCTGGGAACCGGCGGCGGCGCCCGCGCCCACATCGCCCGGCTCCACGAGCTCGGCCACGAGGTCGTCGTCGGCACGCGCGACCCGCAGGCCACTCTCGCCCGCACCGAGCCCGACATGATGGGCAACCCGCCCTTCGGCCAGTGGGTCGCCGATCACCCCGGGGTCGAGCTGCGCACCTTCGGTGACGCCGCCGCCGAGGGCGAGCTCGTCATCAGCGGCATCGACGGGATCAACGCGGTCGCCGCGCTCACCGCCATCGCCGACCGGCTGGCCGGCAAGACCCTCGTCGACTACGCCGTGCCCTTCGTCTACAACCCCGACATCGAGCACCCCTGGCCCACGCCCTGGGGCGTCATGCCCACCTTCGACCCCTGCGACAGCGACAGCCTCGGCGAACAGATCCAACGTGCCCTCCCGGACACCAAGGTCGTCAAGGGCTTCGTCACTCAGGAGCAGACGACCGTCGTCGATCCCCAGGCCGTCGCGGGCGGGGACCACACGATGTTCATCGCCGGGGACCACGCCGACGCCAAGCAGGCCGTGACCGCGCTCCTCCGCTCGTACGGCTGGACCGACATCCTCGACCTGGGCGGCATCGTCTCCGCACGTGGCATGGAGATGTACGCGCACCTGCACAGCGCCATCGGCTTCGCCCTCGGATTCGGCAGCCCTTTCGGCATCAAGGTGATGCGCTGA
- a CDS encoding GNAT family N-acetyltransferase, with the protein MRQNTEVGTGIRIRPGTEEHLKELTDIYNHYVIHTPITFDVEPVHVEDRARWLADHPPTGRHRLLVAEEAGQVLGYATSSALRPKQAYETSVETSIYLAPEHTGRGLGGLLYQALFEALAEEDVHRAYAVITQPNEASMRLHQRFGFRPAGVHHEVGRKFGTYWDVAWLERPLR; encoded by the coding sequence GTGCGGCAGAACACCGAGGTGGGCACCGGCATACGCATCCGGCCGGGGACGGAGGAGCACCTGAAGGAGCTCACCGACATCTACAACCACTACGTGATCCATACGCCGATCACGTTCGACGTGGAGCCCGTCCACGTCGAGGACCGTGCGCGGTGGCTGGCCGACCACCCTCCCACCGGCCGACACCGACTCCTGGTCGCCGAGGAGGCGGGCCAGGTCCTCGGGTACGCCACCAGCAGCGCCCTGCGCCCCAAGCAGGCGTACGAGACGTCGGTGGAGACCAGCATCTACCTCGCCCCGGAGCACACCGGACGCGGCCTCGGCGGCCTGCTGTACCAGGCGCTCTTCGAGGCGCTGGCCGAGGAGGACGTGCACCGCGCCTACGCGGTGATCACCCAGCCCAACGAGGCGTCCATGCGTCTGCACCAGCGCTTCGGCTTCCGCCCGGCGGGCGTCCACCACGAGGTGGGCCGGAAGTTCGGCACCTACTGGGACGTCGCCTGGCTCGAGAGGCCCCTCCGTTAG
- a CDS encoding DUF6083 domain-containing protein, whose protein sequence is MGGLYEPHICRACQQGRPTVAQRRTGAILCDPCYQDALTLDAHDRAIAERADAPPPPAPPRCRDCARHQDRYETRYGHWVLLEPRVLLPIPLVPEGRRWIVSGDGRAENHDTPPPPETRCRIPHRLVCPVWPRPRQPLLAAVWDLNRSHHPGAG, encoded by the coding sequence ATGGGGGGACTATACGAACCGCACATCTGCCGCGCATGCCAGCAGGGCCGCCCCACCGTCGCGCAGCGACGCACCGGTGCCATCCTCTGCGACCCCTGCTACCAGGACGCCCTGACGCTTGACGCCCACGACCGGGCGATCGCCGAGCGCGCTGACGCGCCACCGCCTCCGGCCCCGCCCCGCTGCCGCGACTGCGCGCGCCACCAGGACCGGTACGAGACCCGTTACGGGCACTGGGTGCTGTTGGAGCCCCGCGTCCTGCTCCCGATACCCCTCGTACCCGAAGGGCGGCGGTGGATCGTCTCGGGCGACGGGCGCGCCGAGAACCACGACACTCCGCCGCCGCCCGAGACGCGCTGTCGCATTCCGCACCGGCTCGTCTGTCCCGTGTGGCCGCGTCCCCGGCAACCCCTTCTCGCCGCCGTCTGGGACCTCAACCGCAGCCACCACCCCGGCGCCGGATAG
- a CDS encoding DUF6183 family protein: MDAAEIDETPWDAPKDWARAGEAERIAEWGEALTGEREKLRKRLDTLDHRLANTLRILALSPGRPFVEQLLRLYRAAHRTNAGSPTGPRLLASLLAEAQSLDDLLPALSYDGGQLWDELRACLFHEVLLRGVDAQEIYRRSGNIHFCAPWGGLAWLPDRLADMERGISAYLPSRHYNGGAGGGCPQMSSPVPLDAAARRAGAGHPVVDATTVRLAGAIGGPPEQGGWGGHDVAVFTTEHPVSPEALPAVVASLPMECLEGLGEDGRFSYAPCSLGEVWHLLFTTASHTAIYGGGVHGAYGRLKAWRSLAGLAGARPDADPDEVERLASACTWLRFEADSAWFHNEINDFGVVALTPDGRRIAVLAATDTD; this comes from the coding sequence GTGGACGCCGCGGAGATAGACGAGACGCCGTGGGACGCGCCGAAGGACTGGGCGCGGGCCGGTGAGGCGGAGCGGATCGCGGAGTGGGGCGAGGCCCTCACGGGGGAACGGGAGAAGCTCCGCAAGCGACTCGACACCCTGGACCACCGGTTGGCGAACACCCTGCGGATCCTTGCCCTCAGCCCCGGCCGGCCCTTCGTCGAGCAGCTGCTGCGCCTGTACCGCGCGGCGCACCGGACCAACGCCGGCTCACCGACCGGCCCCCGCCTGCTGGCCTCGCTCCTCGCCGAGGCCCAGTCGCTGGACGACCTGCTCCCCGCCCTCTCCTACGACGGTGGGCAGTTGTGGGACGAACTGCGTGCCTGCCTGTTCCACGAGGTGCTGCTGCGCGGTGTCGACGCGCAGGAGATCTACCGACGGTCCGGCAACATCCACTTCTGCGCCCCGTGGGGCGGCCTGGCCTGGTTGCCCGACCGGCTCGCGGACATGGAGCGCGGAATCTCCGCCTACCTCCCCAGCCGCCACTACAACGGCGGCGCCGGTGGGGGCTGTCCGCAGATGTCCTCGCCGGTGCCGCTCGACGCCGCCGCTCGGCGGGCCGGGGCCGGGCACCCGGTGGTCGACGCCACGACGGTGCGCCTCGCGGGGGCGATCGGAGGGCCGCCGGAGCAGGGTGGTTGGGGTGGTCACGACGTGGCGGTCTTCACCACGGAGCACCCCGTCAGCCCGGAGGCGCTGCCGGCCGTGGTCGCCTCGCTGCCGATGGAGTGTCTGGAGGGACTGGGGGAGGACGGCCGCTTCAGCTATGCCCCCTGCTCCCTCGGCGAGGTGTGGCATCTGCTGTTCACGACCGCCTCACACACCGCGATCTACGGCGGGGGCGTCCACGGCGCCTATGGACGCCTGAAGGCCTGGCGGTCGCTGGCGGGGCTGGCCGGCGCCCGGCCGGACGCCGACCCCGACGAGGTCGAGCGGCTGGCGTCGGCCTGCACCTGGCTGCGGTTCGAGGCGGACTCCGCCTGGTTCCACAACGAGATCAACGACTTCGGCGTGGTGGCACTCACCCCGGACGGCCGCCGCATCGCGGTGCTGGCCGCCACCGACACCGACTGA
- a CDS encoding serine/threonine-protein kinase translates to MSSAPLPSRIGPYLVERRLGAGGMGEVYLAYSVAGEPVAVKVIRPDRTDPHTRARFEREAAIARTISGTGRVARFIEADPFAEQPWLAMDYVPGRPLSDVVRDQGPLSAPLVASLGALLAEGLAAVHAAGLVHRDLKAQNVILGDFGPVIIDFGLGAFVGASKGTLTQAGTVIGTVRCMPPEQALGEVDVTQAADVYGLGTVLLYAATEHYPYDGARWEAVAAQVVNPDIGPDLSGLPDELAPIVAGMLAHKADDRPSLEEVTRQCADLMRQLGTSPARARRALIQETTAKDHSTMVLPQPDGPMLDRLDSLEKLLREEPAISVEKIFVSAPGSESGPDSPAASDTVSPLPPVSVQVPEPASGSPAAPTPQKGRPPASRKVAEELRQRYAAGPALTWSRR, encoded by the coding sequence ATGAGCAGCGCGCCTCTGCCGTCGCGCATCGGTCCGTACCTCGTCGAGCGCCGACTCGGCGCGGGCGGGATGGGGGAGGTGTACCTCGCCTACTCGGTCGCGGGTGAACCGGTTGCCGTGAAGGTGATCCGGCCCGACCGTACGGACCCCCACACGCGCGCCCGGTTTGAACGCGAGGCGGCGATCGCGCGCACGATCTCGGGTACGGGCCGTGTGGCCCGTTTCATCGAGGCGGACCCGTTCGCCGAGCAGCCCTGGCTGGCCATGGACTATGTCCCCGGCCGGCCGCTTTCCGACGTCGTGCGGGACCAGGGTCCGTTGTCCGCGCCGCTCGTGGCGAGCCTCGGCGCGCTGCTGGCTGAGGGACTTGCCGCTGTGCACGCCGCCGGTCTGGTGCACCGCGACCTGAAGGCGCAGAACGTCATCCTCGGCGACTTCGGTCCGGTGATCATCGACTTCGGCCTCGGCGCTTTCGTCGGAGCGTCCAAGGGAACGCTCACGCAGGCCGGCACGGTCATCGGCACGGTTCGCTGCATGCCGCCCGAGCAGGCCCTGGGCGAGGTGGACGTGACGCAGGCCGCTGACGTGTACGGCCTGGGCACCGTACTTCTGTACGCGGCGACCGAGCACTACCCGTACGACGGCGCCCGGTGGGAGGCAGTCGCCGCGCAGGTGGTCAACCCCGACATCGGCCCCGATCTGTCCGGGCTGCCCGATGAACTGGCCCCGATCGTGGCGGGCATGCTGGCGCACAAAGCGGACGACCGTCCCTCCCTGGAGGAGGTGACCCGGCAGTGTGCCGACCTCATGCGTCAGCTGGGTACGAGTCCGGCTCGTGCACGGCGCGCTCTGATCCAGGAGACGACGGCGAAGGACCATTCCACGATGGTGCTGCCGCAGCCTGACGGACCGATGCTGGACCGGCTCGACTCGCTGGAGAAACTGCTGCGCGAAGAGCCGGCGATCTCGGTTGAAAAGATCTTTGTCTCGGCACCTGGCAGTGAATCCGGTCCGGACTCACCTGCCGCGAGCGACACCGTGAGCCCACTTCCGCCCGTGTCCGTGCAGGTACCCGAGCCCGCGAGCGGAAGCCCGGCTGCGCCCACACCACAGAAGGGCCGCCCTCCCGCTTCCCGGAAGGTCGCCGAGGAGTTGCGCCAGCGCTACGCGGCGGGGCCCGCGCTCACCTGGTCGAGGCGCTGA